In Synechococcus sp. HK05, one DNA window encodes the following:
- a CDS encoding tetratricopeptide repeat protein — protein MQNIQHLSSLYAAGNYQGCIACCEEILNSNPNDDLAFKWAGKSLLAVGQIEQAQQCLTRAHQLNQSDPEILKDIGNCLLNKGNYEQAAGAYQRALRLQPDYAPAIYNLAGVAQLSGDHKRGLELFLKAVELDPYLRQSWLEAAKCALSMGQWDTAITLASKAVAVNPSQKGAYQVKGDAHRSKGELNDALQAYQRESEQNPENPKALINAADILHTLNKPEEAIRLLRRALELKPDDVLILSNLGCMLNAAERHEEAAQCCQRSTLLNPNHAESYANFSLALFNLGRLDEALATNIKAVALQPNNPGFLANLAVIYEARGDHELAIKHHRQALALAPFDQEAHTGLACILLAKGEFSLGWNGYAYRTHKPQCRDLPVWDGSRREKVLVIGEQGVGDQILYASLIQEAQSMCEKLEVRVDQRLVPLFRRSFSGNITIDCLKTLEQETSCDSHIAIADLARLFRHEVSDFPDNSHGYLQADSTRSVELAEDLRGGCNHKLIGLSWNSEGRGYKNKSKSIALQKLATALHQIDAKLICLQYGNHHEEISSLRNAHGINIETVEGLDLYNDIDGTAALINACDAVVSISNMTAHLAGALGKETHLLVPRSPNFCWGLEGNCTIWYPSIKLYRQNRTGDWSEAIEAVADGLSEIGKTAMRKGDKNKSC, from the coding sequence GTGCAGAATATTCAGCACCTCAGCAGCCTATATGCCGCTGGCAACTATCAGGGATGCATCGCATGCTGCGAAGAGATCCTCAACAGCAACCCCAACGACGATCTAGCCTTCAAGTGGGCGGGCAAGTCACTATTGGCCGTCGGCCAGATTGAACAAGCGCAACAGTGCCTGACAAGGGCGCATCAGCTCAACCAGAGTGATCCTGAGATCTTAAAAGATATTGGCAACTGCTTACTCAACAAAGGTAATTACGAGCAAGCCGCTGGTGCATACCAGAGAGCCTTGAGACTTCAGCCTGATTACGCACCTGCCATCTATAATCTAGCAGGCGTCGCACAGCTCAGTGGAGATCACAAAAGAGGGCTCGAACTTTTTCTGAAGGCCGTTGAACTCGACCCCTATCTACGCCAGTCTTGGCTGGAAGCAGCGAAGTGTGCGCTGTCCATGGGCCAGTGGGATACCGCTATCACGCTTGCATCAAAGGCTGTAGCAGTTAATCCCTCTCAAAAGGGGGCTTATCAAGTAAAAGGTGACGCCCACAGAAGCAAGGGCGAGTTGAACGATGCATTGCAAGCCTACCAAAGAGAATCTGAGCAAAACCCAGAAAATCCAAAAGCGTTAATCAACGCTGCAGACATTTTGCATACACTAAATAAACCAGAAGAAGCGATCAGGCTACTAAGAAGGGCGCTAGAACTGAAGCCAGATGATGTTTTGATTCTCTCAAATCTAGGTTGCATGTTAAACGCAGCAGAGCGCCACGAAGAAGCTGCACAATGCTGCCAGCGATCAACGCTCCTCAATCCGAACCATGCAGAATCATATGCAAATTTTAGCCTGGCTCTGTTTAATCTAGGCAGGCTTGATGAAGCCTTAGCTACCAATATCAAGGCTGTTGCCTTGCAGCCCAATAATCCAGGTTTTCTAGCCAATCTTGCGGTAATTTACGAGGCTCGTGGCGATCATGAACTAGCAATCAAGCATCATCGTCAAGCATTAGCTCTCGCTCCATTCGATCAAGAAGCCCACACAGGTCTCGCTTGTATCTTGCTGGCAAAAGGCGAGTTCTCACTAGGCTGGAATGGATATGCATACAGAACTCACAAACCACAATGTCGTGATTTACCAGTTTGGGATGGCAGCAGACGGGAGAAAGTGTTGGTGATCGGCGAGCAAGGCGTCGGGGATCAGATTCTCTACGCTTCATTAATTCAAGAAGCTCAGTCAATGTGCGAGAAACTTGAAGTGAGAGTAGATCAGCGACTGGTGCCACTCTTCCGGCGGTCGTTTTCAGGAAACATCACAATTGACTGCCTCAAGACTCTAGAACAAGAGACATCTTGCGATTCTCACATCGCTATTGCTGATTTAGCGAGACTATTTAGGCATGAGGTTTCCGACTTTCCTGATAATAGTCATGGATATCTCCAGGCAGATAGTACTCGTTCAGTCGAATTAGCAGAAGATCTTCGAGGCGGATGCAACCACAAGCTTATCGGCTTGAGCTGGAATTCTGAAGGCAGAGGATATAAGAATAAAAGCAAGTCGATTGCTCTACAGAAGCTAGCAACTGCGCTTCATCAGATCGACGCCAAGCTTATCTGCCTCCAATACGGCAACCATCACGAAGAGATTAGTTCATTGCGGAATGCACATGGTATCAACATTGAAACCGTTGAGGGTTTAGATTTATACAATGATATTGACGGAACTGCTGCACTGATCAACGCTTGTGATGCAGTAGTCTCTATCTCGAATATGACCGCTCATTTAGCAGGTGCACTAGGCAAAGAAACACATCTACTAGTGCCTCGCAGTCCCAATTTCTGCTGGGGATTAGAAGGCAATTGTACCATTTGGTATCCGTCAATAAAGCTCTACCGGCAAAACCGTACTGGAGATTGGTCAGAAGCAATTGAAGCTGTTGCTGATGGACTGTCAGAAATAGGCAAGACAGCTATGAGGAAAGGGGACAAAAACAAGTCTTGCTGA
- a CDS encoding calcium-binding protein → MAFTTQEGTGGAPWTFQGTPEADSIAVITGNTQNTVAFDFIAEGFEGDDTINFNGTRSVTIKGGQGADVITNNVAVSAGLTNIATTSFINGNDGDDRIGNTDIGLAATLSTISGGQGSDDLYIGSLQSSKINGNLGADFILAGNLQDERADANPTIVSNFNAASIFGGQGDDAIRFQLRPQNQAFSNSIVNGQLGNDFIQIQAGQFNVLTAAAQSADRFNPSVGIVSDPTTTGSSFNGGDGNDIIDASGALLDISRGGSISINNDNITNGSGSDLEIFGGDGQDSIFGGGGEDFIDGGEGNNWLAGYAGRDEIVAGAGDDLLIGAYFDADLSVGFVGDAVGDVLTGGTGSNRFFIPGSDAVVARQGFLGGGNTLGSTGVITLTLAPTTGPTAAATAANAVITNGDFITVSFGADVITDWNAGSGNNVLDTGFGNDLQAPTIGAVNMSLGENYNQTGNFAVRGFYSEVNATELGQFVVNQNGTDIAVWTNYDGGQFISGAATAASINSSVNNFTILRGVSNSVTLTANEFVAV, encoded by the coding sequence GTGGCTTTTACCACTCAAGAAGGCACCGGCGGTGCACCCTGGACCTTTCAAGGCACCCCGGAAGCCGACAGCATTGCCGTAATTACCGGTAATACTCAAAACACCGTCGCTTTCGACTTCATTGCTGAAGGATTTGAAGGCGATGACACCATCAATTTCAACGGCACCCGCTCCGTCACAATTAAGGGTGGCCAAGGTGCTGACGTCATCACCAACAACGTTGCGGTGTCGGCTGGTCTGACCAACATCGCCACCACCTCTTTCATCAACGGCAACGATGGCGATGACCGTATTGGTAACACCGATATCGGCCTTGCTGCCACTCTGAGCACCATTTCGGGTGGTCAAGGTTCTGACGATCTTTACATTGGAAGCCTTCAGAGCTCCAAGATCAACGGCAACCTGGGCGCTGATTTCATCCTTGCCGGTAACCTGCAGGATGAACGCGCTGACGCGAACCCCACAATTGTAAGCAACTTCAACGCTGCTTCCATCTTTGGTGGTCAGGGCGATGACGCTATCCGCTTCCAATTGCGTCCTCAGAACCAAGCGTTCTCTAATTCGATCGTTAACGGTCAACTTGGAAACGACTTCATCCAAATCCAGGCTGGTCAGTTCAACGTCCTGACAGCTGCCGCCCAATCGGCCGACCGTTTTAATCCTTCAGTCGGTATTGTCTCGGATCCCACAACTACCGGATCCAGCTTCAACGGTGGAGACGGCAACGACATCATCGATGCAAGCGGTGCTCTCCTCGACATCAGTCGCGGTGGCAGCATCAGCATCAACAACGACAACATCACTAACGGCTCTGGCTCCGACCTCGAAATCTTTGGTGGCGACGGCCAAGACTCGATCTTCGGTGGTGGCGGCGAAGACTTCATCGATGGTGGCGAAGGCAACAACTGGCTTGCTGGTTATGCTGGCCGCGATGAAATTGTTGCTGGTGCTGGCGATGATCTGTTGATCGGTGCTTATTTCGATGCCGATCTGTCCGTCGGTTTCGTTGGTGACGCCGTTGGTGACGTTCTCACCGGTGGCACCGGCAGCAACCGTTTCTTCATCCCTGGTTCTGATGCCGTTGTAGCCCGCCAGGGCTTCTTAGGTGGTGGCAACACACTGGGTTCTACCGGCGTAATCACCCTGACTCTCGCCCCCACTACAGGTCCCACCGCTGCTGCCACCGCTGCTAATGCCGTAATCACTAATGGTGATTTCATTACGGTTTCCTTCGGTGCAGACGTCATTACCGACTGGAATGCCGGCTCTGGTAACAACGTTCTCGACACTGGTTTCGGTAACGATCTTCAGGCTCCAACCATTGGAGCCGTGAACATGAGCCTTGGTGAAAACTACAATCAGACTGGCAACTTTGCCGTCCGTGGTTTCTACTCCGAGGTCAACGCTACTGAGCTTGGTCAGTTCGTCGTCAACCAGAACGGTACTGACATCGCAGTGTGGACTAACTACGATGGTGGCCAGTTCATCTCTGGTGCTGCTACTGCTGCCAGCATCAATAGCAGTGTGAACAACTTCACGATTCTCCGTGGCGTTAGTAACTCCGTTACTCTCACGGCTAACGAATTCGTGGCTGTCTGA
- a CDS encoding ABC transporter transmembrane domain-containing protein gives MTQSPSLPFQQAPAFQGLSSEGLQLLQSNAELLRYDLGQLVVLPSSLPAKVSFILEGTARLLGTDQGKLATLARLGPGELLGLASLLHGNPCEHITASSALVVASLDDRFVLELFQTEPAFREWCQSHIWPSEVAQLIQAVQSHAAGSDGSVMRVLSDAYATATLVQPHEEALLEAQRQGRQVFLVSAPASQQPWPIETFSELPDLSQTTKPFGYRLLSLPITILEAARANPAASEPSGDPSQAPPEPAIGQAPAVPEVSGLNSIGSDQWKQQLVRAEGPVEETLACFQMLCKQLDLPFRRDAIEKGLRQTLQRGSQPTLQLCGELGASFGLHVMGAKVPASVGSRLQVPSLVEWKDSFALVMASSREGIILASPRDGIVELSPQEIEHSYPDGIGVLQFDRSNVNQEKKFGPSWFWPALKRYRGILVQVLIASFVVQMFTLANPLLIQVIIDKVISQRSFDTLQILGVALVVVTILEGVLSSLRTFLFAQTTNRIDQRLGAEVIDHLLRLPLSYFDKRPVGELSTRVAELEKIRNFLTGQALTTVLDSAFSVIYIVVMLVYSIELSVVALAVVPIQIALTLLGAPLFRRQYREAAIQNANTQSHLVEVMSGIQTVKAQNVEMVSRFKWQDFYSRYIQRTFEKTVTGTALNETSSVLQKLSQLLVLWVGAILVLRGDLTLGQLIAFRIISGNVTQPLLRLSSTWQSIQEIRISFERLADVIDTKQESDSTDQSKIPLPPITGEVEFQNVTFAFVKGKMPVLKDVDLHVPSGTFVGIVGQSGSGKSTLMKLLPRLYSPDSGRILIDHYDISKIELYSLRRQIGIVPQEPILFSGSVSENIALTRPDADSEEIVRAARLACAHDFIMDLPDGYSSSVGERGSALSGGQRQRLAIARTLLSEPKLLVMDEATSALDYATERQVCDNLIDSLHDRTVFFITHRLSTIKRADLIIMMHQGAIVEMGTHAELMEKRGRYFALSRQQEAQ, from the coding sequence ATGACTCAGTCACCCTCGTTGCCCTTCCAGCAGGCACCAGCTTTTCAGGGCCTGAGCTCTGAGGGCCTCCAGCTCTTACAGAGCAACGCCGAGTTGCTCCGCTATGACCTAGGTCAACTGGTGGTGTTGCCATCCAGTCTGCCGGCCAAGGTGTCGTTCATCCTCGAGGGAACGGCTCGTCTCTTAGGCACGGATCAAGGAAAACTGGCCACGTTGGCGCGCTTGGGCCCGGGTGAGCTGCTGGGTTTGGCGTCGCTTCTCCACGGCAATCCCTGCGAACACATCACGGCATCCTCGGCCTTGGTTGTGGCGAGCCTTGACGATCGGTTTGTGCTGGAGCTTTTTCAGACTGAACCGGCCTTCCGCGAATGGTGTCAGAGCCATATCTGGCCCTCTGAGGTGGCGCAGCTCATCCAAGCCGTCCAATCGCATGCGGCTGGTTCGGATGGATCGGTGATGCGCGTTCTTTCGGACGCCTATGCGACTGCAACGTTGGTTCAGCCTCACGAAGAGGCCTTGTTAGAGGCTCAGCGCCAAGGTCGTCAGGTTTTTCTGGTCAGTGCTCCTGCCAGCCAACAGCCTTGGCCCATCGAAACCTTCAGTGAGCTGCCTGATCTCAGTCAGACAACCAAACCGTTTGGTTATCGACTTTTGAGTTTGCCGATAACGATTCTTGAGGCGGCTCGAGCTAACCCTGCAGCGTCTGAACCCTCAGGAGACCCTTCCCAGGCACCGCCAGAGCCGGCCATAGGGCAAGCCCCCGCAGTCCCTGAAGTCAGCGGCCTGAACTCTATCGGTTCAGACCAGTGGAAGCAGCAACTCGTCCGTGCAGAGGGTCCAGTTGAAGAGACCTTGGCTTGTTTTCAGATGTTGTGCAAGCAACTCGATCTGCCGTTCCGTCGAGACGCGATCGAAAAAGGCCTGCGTCAAACGCTGCAACGCGGCAGCCAGCCAACGCTTCAGCTCTGCGGAGAGCTAGGGGCAAGCTTTGGTTTGCACGTGATGGGTGCCAAGGTTCCTGCTTCGGTCGGATCTCGGCTGCAGGTTCCTAGTCTTGTGGAATGGAAAGACAGCTTTGCCTTGGTGATGGCGAGCAGTCGAGAGGGGATCATCTTGGCATCGCCGCGAGATGGAATTGTTGAATTAAGTCCTCAAGAGATCGAACATTCGTATCCGGATGGAATCGGTGTCCTCCAGTTTGACCGATCTAACGTTAACCAGGAGAAGAAATTCGGCCCTTCTTGGTTCTGGCCTGCGCTGAAGCGATATCGGGGCATTCTTGTTCAGGTTCTGATCGCGAGCTTTGTCGTCCAGATGTTTACGCTGGCGAACCCACTATTAATTCAGGTGATCATCGATAAGGTGATCTCTCAGCGAAGCTTTGACACCTTGCAAATTCTTGGTGTTGCGCTTGTGGTGGTCACAATTCTCGAAGGCGTTTTAAGCAGTTTGCGAACCTTCTTGTTTGCTCAGACTACGAATCGAATCGACCAACGCCTAGGAGCTGAGGTGATTGACCATCTTCTTAGACTTCCACTCTCTTATTTTGACAAGCGTCCTGTTGGAGAACTAAGTACTCGAGTTGCTGAGCTCGAAAAAATTCGCAATTTCCTCACCGGTCAAGCCCTAACAACGGTTTTGGATTCTGCTTTTTCGGTAATTTATATTGTTGTGATGCTTGTTTACAGCATCGAGCTGTCTGTCGTTGCACTTGCTGTTGTTCCTATCCAGATTGCCCTCACCCTCCTCGGCGCTCCGCTCTTTAGGCGCCAATATCGAGAAGCAGCCATTCAGAACGCGAATACTCAAAGCCATTTGGTTGAGGTGATGAGTGGTATTCAAACGGTCAAGGCTCAGAATGTGGAAATGGTTAGCCGCTTTAAATGGCAAGATTTTTATTCACGCTACATTCAGAGAACGTTTGAGAAAACTGTGACAGGTACGGCTCTAAACGAAACCAGTTCTGTTCTCCAGAAATTGTCTCAACTGTTGGTGCTGTGGGTTGGCGCCATTCTTGTTTTGCGCGGCGACTTAACTTTAGGTCAGCTGATTGCTTTCCGAATTATTTCCGGCAACGTGACTCAGCCTTTGTTGCGCCTATCGTCAACTTGGCAAAGCATTCAGGAAATTCGCATCAGCTTCGAGCGTCTTGCTGACGTGATTGACACCAAACAAGAATCCGACAGTACTGATCAGTCAAAAATTCCGCTGCCACCGATCACTGGTGAGGTTGAGTTCCAGAACGTTACGTTTGCATTCGTTAAGGGTAAGATGCCAGTCCTTAAGGATGTTGATCTCCATGTTCCTAGTGGTACATTCGTCGGTATCGTTGGACAGAGTGGTAGTGGCAAAAGCACACTCATGAAGCTTTTGCCACGCCTTTATTCACCAGATTCAGGTCGTATTTTAATTGATCACTATGATATTAGTAAAATTGAGCTTTATTCGTTGCGCCGCCAGATTGGAATTGTTCCTCAAGAGCCAATTCTATTTTCTGGCAGTGTGAGCGAGAATATTGCCTTAACGCGACCTGACGCCGATAGTGAAGAGATTGTTCGCGCGGCCCGTTTGGCTTGTGCTCATGATTTCATCATGGACCTCCCAGATGGTTATAGTTCATCTGTTGGTGAACGAGGATCCGCTCTCAGTGGAGGCCAGAGGCAACGGTTGGCTATCGCACGCACACTGTTAAGCGAACCGAAGCTCCTGGTGATGGATGAAGCAACAAGTGCTTTGGACTACGCAACAGAAAGGCAAGTTTGTGACAATCTTATCGATTCTCTTCATGACCGAACAGTTTTCTTCATCACCCACAGATTGTCAACGATTAAGAGGGCTGATCTCATTATCATGATGCATCAAGGTGCCATTGTTGAAATGGGTACGCATGCTGAGTTGATGGAGAAGCGCGGACGCTATTTTGCTTTGTCACGCCAACAGGAGGCTCAATAA
- a CDS encoding HlyD family secretion protein translates to MRSLLNKPASLFTRAQKKLESSIQPNDQDEKVLNQHTFWMRSLTWTLVGTTAFALAWLAFAKTEEIVQATGRLQPIGSVKDIQLPLGGVTKQILVKDGEQVKAGQPLLELDTEANKAKQISLISSIQLKQAQLESKLDETKRSEQLNAKTATILRERLRLDQEVLSRYEKLEKEGAAAELQYLQQKNKVTETRGQLEQTILDGERQRAIQLQGLKQLSAELESLKSQLAEANQSLRYQVIKAPVDGVVFDLKPKSTGFAAQSTEIVMRIVPYDKLEARVEIPTEDIGFVRVGMPADVSIDSFPATDFGVLEGTVIKIGSDALPPDPSKQREIYRYPASIRLANQQLKLKSGRTLPLQVGMSLVASIKLRDVTYLQLLLGGFRDKADALRRI, encoded by the coding sequence ATGAGGTCTTTACTCAACAAGCCAGCTTCATTATTCACACGCGCTCAAAAAAAGCTGGAATCTTCAATCCAGCCCAATGATCAAGATGAGAAGGTGCTCAACCAGCACACCTTCTGGATGCGTTCACTCACCTGGACCTTGGTTGGTACGACTGCTTTTGCATTGGCATGGCTTGCCTTCGCCAAAACTGAGGAAATTGTTCAGGCCACAGGTCGGCTCCAACCGATTGGTTCAGTTAAGGATATTCAGCTTCCTTTGGGTGGGGTTACCAAGCAGATCTTGGTGAAGGATGGGGAGCAAGTGAAAGCCGGGCAACCATTGCTGGAGCTGGATACAGAGGCGAATAAGGCGAAGCAGATCAGCTTGATTTCGAGTATTCAACTTAAGCAAGCTCAATTGGAGTCGAAGCTTGATGAAACAAAACGCTCTGAGCAGCTCAATGCTAAAACTGCCACCATTTTAAGAGAACGACTACGCCTTGATCAAGAAGTGCTATCTCGCTATGAAAAGCTTGAGAAAGAGGGTGCAGCAGCTGAATTGCAGTACCTCCAGCAGAAAAATAAAGTCACTGAAACTCGCGGACAGCTCGAGCAAACCATTCTCGATGGAGAGAGGCAGCGTGCGATCCAACTACAAGGTTTGAAACAGCTTTCAGCTGAACTCGAGTCTCTCAAGTCTCAACTGGCTGAAGCCAATCAGTCTTTGCGCTACCAAGTGATCAAGGCGCCGGTGGATGGCGTTGTTTTCGATCTCAAACCTAAATCCACAGGCTTTGCGGCTCAAAGTACCGAGATCGTGATGCGTATTGTTCCCTACGATAAATTAGAGGCTCGCGTAGAAATCCCAACAGAAGACATCGGTTTTGTCCGTGTTGGTATGCCAGCGGATGTGAGTATTGATTCTTTCCCGGCTACCGATTTTGGCGTTCTCGAAGGCACTGTGATCAAGATCGGCTCGGATGCACTTCCTCCGGATCCATCAAAACAGCGTGAGATCTATCGCTATCCGGCAAGCATCCGACTAGCCAATCAACAACTCAAGCTGAAAAGTGGCCGTACTCTCCCCTTGCAGGTTGGCATGTCGTTGGTTGCGAGCATCAAGCTCCGCGATGTGACTTATCTCCAGTTGTTGTTGGGTGGCTTCCGCGATAAGGCGGATGCACTGCGCCGCATCTAG